The Bombus fervidus isolate BK054 chromosome 3, iyBomFerv1, whole genome shotgun sequence genome includes a window with the following:
- the Slob gene encoding slowpoke binding protein isoform X1, with protein MFNLYQNLNKKDEDHKESDVTGHDRFWQERPKTRRKRRAVNRRTQSAIEFDSEAIVSARGTLRRGRSASIEDEDSDEEKSYQLTNKIDNLAKILFSRVSAARGCKDSDVRNGRHNYTALDHGPSVCENVGEYMEMEKRSRDRALSICQAYIRRTPRYSLVKQLNNLGSRMDKHWFIVRDTSLKTDRLITLAPLNRNCSLSITPLTKNVLNDLFLALQHPYICPIFDIDFIELESQNYVIVVQPISQGSLKDLIYGIERTGWNEDWNQKYGSRGKGLPLPQVQQMGRQVLEALTFLKERGFPTVIHLHSGNVLVQNGVARLAGLENTLLGFTSRIHPLIASRISQNISIDMICFGHMLFEMCAGYELPSFKPNSTHLSDVEIYPQVVELLQFIFGESSNRQKIIEELLVHDLFRNIDLREMRSAPVTIFRPTLTPPIVNLLDGIKRQNANKRTTQLDIVDEDTTSLHRSHTVCKNSLLDEIYNELSNTTV; from the exons ATGTTCAATCTATATCAAAATTTGAACAAAAAGGACGAAGATCACAAAGAGTCGGACGTAACCGGACACGATAGATTCTGGCAGGAACGTCCGAAGACGCGTCGAAAGCGTCGTGCCGTCAATCGAAGGACTCAGAGCGCCATCGAATTTGATTCCGAGGCTATAGTTTCCGCTCGAGGCACTCTTCGTCGTGGAAGAAGCGCTAGCATCGAAGATGAAGATAGCGACGAAGAAAAGAGTTACCAATTGACCAACAAAATCGACAATCTAGCTAAAATACTATTTAGTCGCGTATCCGCTGCCCGAGGTTGCAAGGATTCCGATGTCAG GAATGGAAGGCACAACTACACGGCGTTGGATCATGGACCATCTGTTTGCGAAAATGTTGGCGAGTACatggaaatggaaaaaagatCGAGGGACCGTGCCTTATCAATTTGTCAGGCCTATATCCGTAGAACACCGCGCTACAGTCTCGTCAAGCAGCTGAATAATCTCG GCTCTAGAATGGACAAACATTGGTTCATAGTAAGAGATACTTCTTTAAAAACCGATCGACTGATTACGTTAGCTCCGTTAAATAGAAACTGCTCATTGAGCATAACTCCACTGACAAAGAACGTTTTGAACGACTTGTTCTTAGCCTTGCAACATCCGTATATATGCCCTATATTCGATATCGATTTCATCGAATTGGAAAGTCAAAACTACGTGATCGTAGTTCAACCGATCAGTCAAGGCAGCCTGAAAGATTTGATATACGGG ATTGAAAGAACGGGTTGGAACGAAGACTGGAATCAGAAGTACGGTTCTCGCGGTAAAGGACTTCCTTTACCTCAGGTTCAACAAATGGGACGTCAAGTGCTAGAGGCGTTGacttttttaaaagaaagagGATTTCCGACGGTAATCCATTTACATTCGGGAAATGTGCTCGTTCAAAATGGTGTCGCACGTCTCGCCGGCCTAGAAAACACGCTCCTCGGTTTCACCAGCCGAATACATCCTTTAATCGCTTCTCGTATTTCGCAAAATATCTCGATTGACATGATATGTTTCG GTCATATGTTGTTTGAGATGTGCGCTGGGTACGAATTACCATCGTTTAAACCAAATTCCACACATCTGTCGGACGTTGAAATATATCCACAA GTTGTTGAGTTACTCCAGTTCATATTTGGTGAATCATCTAATCGTCAGAAGATTATTGAGGAGCTTCTTGTACATgatttattcagaaatattgATCTTCGTGAAATGCGAAGTGCTCCTGTTAcg ATATTTCGTCCAACATTAACACCGCCCATAGTAAATTTACTCGACGGTATTAAACGACAAAATGCCAATAAAAG AACCACACAGTTGGATATCGTCGATGAAGATACAACGTCTCTACATAGATCACATACCGTTTGCAAGAATTCTTTACTCGATGAGATTTATAACGAGCTTTCAAACACGACTGTATAA
- the Slob gene encoding slowpoke binding protein isoform X4: MFNLYQNLNKKDEDHKESDVTGHDRFWQERPKTRRKRRAVNRRTQSAIEFDSEAIVSARGTLRRGRSASIEDEDSDEEKSYQLTNKIDNLAKILFSRVSAARGCKDSDVRNGRHNYTALDHGPSVCENVGEYMEMEKRSRDRALSICQAYIRRTPRYSLVKQLNNLGSRMDKHWFIVRDTSLKTDRLITLAPLNRNCSLSITPLTKNVLNDLFLALQHPYICPIFDIDFIELESQNYVIVVQPISQGSLKDLIYGIERTGWNEDWNQKYGSRGKGLPLPQVQQMGRQVLEALTFLKERGFPTVIHLHSGNVLVQNGVARLAGLENTLLGFTSRIHPLIASRISQNISIDMICFGHMLFEMCAGYELPSFKPNSTHLSDVEIYPQIFRPTLTPPIVNLLDGIKRQNANKRTTQLDIVDEDTTSLHRSHTVCKNSLLDEIYNELSNTTV, translated from the exons ATGTTCAATCTATATCAAAATTTGAACAAAAAGGACGAAGATCACAAAGAGTCGGACGTAACCGGACACGATAGATTCTGGCAGGAACGTCCGAAGACGCGTCGAAAGCGTCGTGCCGTCAATCGAAGGACTCAGAGCGCCATCGAATTTGATTCCGAGGCTATAGTTTCCGCTCGAGGCACTCTTCGTCGTGGAAGAAGCGCTAGCATCGAAGATGAAGATAGCGACGAAGAAAAGAGTTACCAATTGACCAACAAAATCGACAATCTAGCTAAAATACTATTTAGTCGCGTATCCGCTGCCCGAGGTTGCAAGGATTCCGATGTCAG GAATGGAAGGCACAACTACACGGCGTTGGATCATGGACCATCTGTTTGCGAAAATGTTGGCGAGTACatggaaatggaaaaaagatCGAGGGACCGTGCCTTATCAATTTGTCAGGCCTATATCCGTAGAACACCGCGCTACAGTCTCGTCAAGCAGCTGAATAATCTCG GCTCTAGAATGGACAAACATTGGTTCATAGTAAGAGATACTTCTTTAAAAACCGATCGACTGATTACGTTAGCTCCGTTAAATAGAAACTGCTCATTGAGCATAACTCCACTGACAAAGAACGTTTTGAACGACTTGTTCTTAGCCTTGCAACATCCGTATATATGCCCTATATTCGATATCGATTTCATCGAATTGGAAAGTCAAAACTACGTGATCGTAGTTCAACCGATCAGTCAAGGCAGCCTGAAAGATTTGATATACGGG ATTGAAAGAACGGGTTGGAACGAAGACTGGAATCAGAAGTACGGTTCTCGCGGTAAAGGACTTCCTTTACCTCAGGTTCAACAAATGGGACGTCAAGTGCTAGAGGCGTTGacttttttaaaagaaagagGATTTCCGACGGTAATCCATTTACATTCGGGAAATGTGCTCGTTCAAAATGGTGTCGCACGTCTCGCCGGCCTAGAAAACACGCTCCTCGGTTTCACCAGCCGAATACATCCTTTAATCGCTTCTCGTATTTCGCAAAATATCTCGATTGACATGATATGTTTCG GTCATATGTTGTTTGAGATGTGCGCTGGGTACGAATTACCATCGTTTAAACCAAATTCCACACATCTGTCGGACGTTGAAATATATCCACAA ATATTTCGTCCAACATTAACACCGCCCATAGTAAATTTACTCGACGGTATTAAACGACAAAATGCCAATAAAAG AACCACACAGTTGGATATCGTCGATGAAGATACAACGTCTCTACATAGATCACATACCGTTTGCAAGAATTCTTTACTCGATGAGATTTATAACGAGCTTTCAAACACGACTGTATAA
- the Slob gene encoding slowpoke binding protein isoform X2, which yields MTTEASDCDIIDRHHDCTQNVRSRSKRIPVVQQRRERWLLANNATDPVCSGWCVHLICYWYRSRNRSLEQEVIHKRNYNFSANLDDDTADWNGRHNYTALDHGPSVCENVGEYMEMEKRSRDRALSICQAYIRRTPRYSLVKQLNNLGSRMDKHWFIVRDTSLKTDRLITLAPLNRNCSLSITPLTKNVLNDLFLALQHPYICPIFDIDFIELESQNYVIVVQPISQGSLKDLIYGIERTGWNEDWNQKYGSRGKGLPLPQVQQMGRQVLEALTFLKERGFPTVIHLHSGNVLVQNGVARLAGLENTLLGFTSRIHPLIASRISQNISIDMICFGHMLFEMCAGYELPSFKPNSTHLSDVEIYPQVVELLQFIFGESSNRQKIIEELLVHDLFRNIDLREMRSAPVTIFRPTLTPPIVNLLDGIKRQNANKRTTQLDIVDEDTTSLHRSHTVCKNSLLDEIYNELSNTTV from the exons ATGACCACAGAAGCGAGTGATTGCGATATAATCGATCGTCATCACGATTGCACACAAAATGTGCGATCTCGAAGTAAACGAATACCAGTCGTACAACAACGCAG AGAGAGATGGCTGCTCGCTAATAACGCGACCGATCCAGTTTGTAGTGGTTGGTGTGTACATCTAATCTGTTATTGGTATCGCTCAAGGAATCGTTCATTGGAACAAGAAGTTATTCATAagcgaaattataatttttcggCTAACTTGGACGATGATACCGCTGATTG GAATGGAAGGCACAACTACACGGCGTTGGATCATGGACCATCTGTTTGCGAAAATGTTGGCGAGTACatggaaatggaaaaaagatCGAGGGACCGTGCCTTATCAATTTGTCAGGCCTATATCCGTAGAACACCGCGCTACAGTCTCGTCAAGCAGCTGAATAATCTCG GCTCTAGAATGGACAAACATTGGTTCATAGTAAGAGATACTTCTTTAAAAACCGATCGACTGATTACGTTAGCTCCGTTAAATAGAAACTGCTCATTGAGCATAACTCCACTGACAAAGAACGTTTTGAACGACTTGTTCTTAGCCTTGCAACATCCGTATATATGCCCTATATTCGATATCGATTTCATCGAATTGGAAAGTCAAAACTACGTGATCGTAGTTCAACCGATCAGTCAAGGCAGCCTGAAAGATTTGATATACGGG ATTGAAAGAACGGGTTGGAACGAAGACTGGAATCAGAAGTACGGTTCTCGCGGTAAAGGACTTCCTTTACCTCAGGTTCAACAAATGGGACGTCAAGTGCTAGAGGCGTTGacttttttaaaagaaagagGATTTCCGACGGTAATCCATTTACATTCGGGAAATGTGCTCGTTCAAAATGGTGTCGCACGTCTCGCCGGCCTAGAAAACACGCTCCTCGGTTTCACCAGCCGAATACATCCTTTAATCGCTTCTCGTATTTCGCAAAATATCTCGATTGACATGATATGTTTCG GTCATATGTTGTTTGAGATGTGCGCTGGGTACGAATTACCATCGTTTAAACCAAATTCCACACATCTGTCGGACGTTGAAATATATCCACAA GTTGTTGAGTTACTCCAGTTCATATTTGGTGAATCATCTAATCGTCAGAAGATTATTGAGGAGCTTCTTGTACATgatttattcagaaatattgATCTTCGTGAAATGCGAAGTGCTCCTGTTAcg ATATTTCGTCCAACATTAACACCGCCCATAGTAAATTTACTCGACGGTATTAAACGACAAAATGCCAATAAAAG AACCACACAGTTGGATATCGTCGATGAAGATACAACGTCTCTACATAGATCACATACCGTTTGCAAGAATTCTTTACTCGATGAGATTTATAACGAGCTTTCAAACACGACTGTATAA
- the Slob gene encoding slowpoke binding protein isoform X3 — MFNLYQNLNKKDEDHKESDVTGHDRFWQERPKTRRKRRAVNRRTQSAIEFDSEAIVSARGTLRRGRSASIEDEDSDEEKSYQLTNKIDNLAKILFSRVSAARGCKDSDVRNGRHNYTALDHGPSVCENVGEYMEMEKRSRDRALSICQAYIRRTPRYSLVKQLNNLGSRMDKHWFIVRDTSLKTDRLITLAPLNRNCSLSITPLTKNVLNDLFLALQHPYICPIFDIDFIELESQNYVIVVQPISQGSLKDLIYGIERTGWNEDWNQKYGSRGKGLPLPQVQQMGRQVLEALTFLKERGFPTVIHLHSGNVLVQNGVARLAGLENTLLGFTSRIHPLIASRISQNISIDMICFGHMLFEMCAGYELPSFKPNSTHLSDVEIYPQVVELLQFIFGESSNRQKIIEELLVHDLFRNIDLREMRSAPVTIFRPTLTPPIVNLLDGIKRQNANKRQRSRSISDVYLTRKF, encoded by the exons ATGTTCAATCTATATCAAAATTTGAACAAAAAGGACGAAGATCACAAAGAGTCGGACGTAACCGGACACGATAGATTCTGGCAGGAACGTCCGAAGACGCGTCGAAAGCGTCGTGCCGTCAATCGAAGGACTCAGAGCGCCATCGAATTTGATTCCGAGGCTATAGTTTCCGCTCGAGGCACTCTTCGTCGTGGAAGAAGCGCTAGCATCGAAGATGAAGATAGCGACGAAGAAAAGAGTTACCAATTGACCAACAAAATCGACAATCTAGCTAAAATACTATTTAGTCGCGTATCCGCTGCCCGAGGTTGCAAGGATTCCGATGTCAG GAATGGAAGGCACAACTACACGGCGTTGGATCATGGACCATCTGTTTGCGAAAATGTTGGCGAGTACatggaaatggaaaaaagatCGAGGGACCGTGCCTTATCAATTTGTCAGGCCTATATCCGTAGAACACCGCGCTACAGTCTCGTCAAGCAGCTGAATAATCTCG GCTCTAGAATGGACAAACATTGGTTCATAGTAAGAGATACTTCTTTAAAAACCGATCGACTGATTACGTTAGCTCCGTTAAATAGAAACTGCTCATTGAGCATAACTCCACTGACAAAGAACGTTTTGAACGACTTGTTCTTAGCCTTGCAACATCCGTATATATGCCCTATATTCGATATCGATTTCATCGAATTGGAAAGTCAAAACTACGTGATCGTAGTTCAACCGATCAGTCAAGGCAGCCTGAAAGATTTGATATACGGG ATTGAAAGAACGGGTTGGAACGAAGACTGGAATCAGAAGTACGGTTCTCGCGGTAAAGGACTTCCTTTACCTCAGGTTCAACAAATGGGACGTCAAGTGCTAGAGGCGTTGacttttttaaaagaaagagGATTTCCGACGGTAATCCATTTACATTCGGGAAATGTGCTCGTTCAAAATGGTGTCGCACGTCTCGCCGGCCTAGAAAACACGCTCCTCGGTTTCACCAGCCGAATACATCCTTTAATCGCTTCTCGTATTTCGCAAAATATCTCGATTGACATGATATGTTTCG GTCATATGTTGTTTGAGATGTGCGCTGGGTACGAATTACCATCGTTTAAACCAAATTCCACACATCTGTCGGACGTTGAAATATATCCACAA GTTGTTGAGTTACTCCAGTTCATATTTGGTGAATCATCTAATCGTCAGAAGATTATTGAGGAGCTTCTTGTACATgatttattcagaaatattgATCTTCGTGAAATGCGAAGTGCTCCTGTTAcg ATATTTCGTCCAACATTAACACCGCCCATAGTAAATTTACTCGACGGTATTAAACGACAAAATGCCAATAAAAG GCAGAGGTCGCGCTCTATAAGCGACGTGTATTTGACACGCAAATTTTG A
- the Slob gene encoding slowpoke binding protein isoform X5: MFNLYQNLNKKDEDHKESDVTGHDRFWQERPKTRRKRRAVNRRTQSAIEFDSEAIVSARGTLRRGRSASIEDEDSDEEKSYQLTNKIDNLAKILFSRVSAARGCKDSDVRNGRHNYTALDHGPSVCENVGEYMEMEKRSRDRALSICQAYIRRTPRYSLVKQLNNLGSRMDKHWFIVRDTSLKTDRLITLAPLNRNCSLSITPLTKNVLNDLFLALQHPYICPIFDIDFIELESQNYVIVVQPISQGSLKDLIYGIERTGWNEDWNQKYGSRGKGLPLPQVQQMGRQVLEALTFLKERGFPTVIHLHSGNVLVQNGVARLAGLENTLLGFTSRIHPLIASRISQNISIDMICFGHMLFEMCAGYELPSFKPNSTHLSDVEIYPQIFRPTLTPPIVNLLDGIKRQNANKRQRSRSISDVYLTRKF; the protein is encoded by the exons ATGTTCAATCTATATCAAAATTTGAACAAAAAGGACGAAGATCACAAAGAGTCGGACGTAACCGGACACGATAGATTCTGGCAGGAACGTCCGAAGACGCGTCGAAAGCGTCGTGCCGTCAATCGAAGGACTCAGAGCGCCATCGAATTTGATTCCGAGGCTATAGTTTCCGCTCGAGGCACTCTTCGTCGTGGAAGAAGCGCTAGCATCGAAGATGAAGATAGCGACGAAGAAAAGAGTTACCAATTGACCAACAAAATCGACAATCTAGCTAAAATACTATTTAGTCGCGTATCCGCTGCCCGAGGTTGCAAGGATTCCGATGTCAG GAATGGAAGGCACAACTACACGGCGTTGGATCATGGACCATCTGTTTGCGAAAATGTTGGCGAGTACatggaaatggaaaaaagatCGAGGGACCGTGCCTTATCAATTTGTCAGGCCTATATCCGTAGAACACCGCGCTACAGTCTCGTCAAGCAGCTGAATAATCTCG GCTCTAGAATGGACAAACATTGGTTCATAGTAAGAGATACTTCTTTAAAAACCGATCGACTGATTACGTTAGCTCCGTTAAATAGAAACTGCTCATTGAGCATAACTCCACTGACAAAGAACGTTTTGAACGACTTGTTCTTAGCCTTGCAACATCCGTATATATGCCCTATATTCGATATCGATTTCATCGAATTGGAAAGTCAAAACTACGTGATCGTAGTTCAACCGATCAGTCAAGGCAGCCTGAAAGATTTGATATACGGG ATTGAAAGAACGGGTTGGAACGAAGACTGGAATCAGAAGTACGGTTCTCGCGGTAAAGGACTTCCTTTACCTCAGGTTCAACAAATGGGACGTCAAGTGCTAGAGGCGTTGacttttttaaaagaaagagGATTTCCGACGGTAATCCATTTACATTCGGGAAATGTGCTCGTTCAAAATGGTGTCGCACGTCTCGCCGGCCTAGAAAACACGCTCCTCGGTTTCACCAGCCGAATACATCCTTTAATCGCTTCTCGTATTTCGCAAAATATCTCGATTGACATGATATGTTTCG GTCATATGTTGTTTGAGATGTGCGCTGGGTACGAATTACCATCGTTTAAACCAAATTCCACACATCTGTCGGACGTTGAAATATATCCACAA ATATTTCGTCCAACATTAACACCGCCCATAGTAAATTTACTCGACGGTATTAAACGACAAAATGCCAATAAAAG GCAGAGGTCGCGCTCTATAAGCGACGTGTATTTGACACGCAAATTTTG A
- the LOC139985711 gene encoding non-structural maintenance of chromosomes element 3 homolog, whose amino-acid sequence MSSQNSRTVKLQRILSQPVLKKRRTDDTTSVSLSQPIASTSANIPLSNTSQDDDQLVNSVIRYLLILDGGKQIVNKTRIIKNVFGNQGKRFLPVMNKAKSLLSKVFGYELVELEGNKYMLVNKIKNELPHICPLGSEGSQQVLLFIVLTHIFMLQNSCSEGSLSNFLANLDIPYADNIQHVYFGNVKYLINEVFVAQKYLDKITTETINLTQIEFKWGPRAVHEFSQRAALEFMSEVYNGRPIKSWQLQFQALTAQEKLDR is encoded by the exons ATGA GTTCACAAAATAGTAGGACGGTTAAGTTACAACGGATTTTATCGCAACCGGTCCTTAAAAAACGACGTACGGACGATACTACTAGTGTTTCCCTCTCTCAGCCTATTGCAAGTACAAGTGCAAACATACCTCTGTCAAATACTTCTCAAGATGACGATCAACTTGTTAATAGCGTAATACGATATCTTCTTATATTGGACGGAGGAAAACAAATTGTCAATAAAActcgtataataaaaaatgtttttggaAATCAAGGAAAACGTTTTCTTCCAGTAATGAACAAAGCAAAAAGTCTGTTATCAAAG GTGTTTGGTTATGAACTGGTAGAACTCGAAGGTAACAAATATATgctagtaaataaaataaagaatgaatTACCACATATTTGTCCTCTTGGAAGTGAAGGTAGCCAACAAGTATTGTTATTCATAGTGCTTACTCACATCTTCATGCTTCAAAACTCCTGTAGCGAAG GGTCTTTGTCGAATTTTCTTGCAAATTTAGATATTCCTTATGCAGACAACATTCAACATGTTTACTTTGGCAATGTCAAGTACTTGATAAACGAG GTTTTTGTTGCTCAAAAATACCTTGACAAAATAACTACggaaacaataaatttaactCAGATAGAGTTTAAATGGGGTCCTCGTGCAGTGCATGAATTTTCTCAACGTGCTGCTTTGGAATTCATGTCTGAG GTATACAATGGACGTCCAATAAAAAGCTGGCAATTGCAATTTCAAGCTTTAACTGCTCAAGAAAAATTAGATAGATAA